GTGCGCGGCGTGTCGTTGGAAGCGCGGTTGACGCAGTAGCTGCAGTCATAGACGCAGTGGTTGGTGAGCAGGACCTTGAGCAGGGAGATGCAGCGCCCGTCGGGCGTAAAGCTGTGGCATACACCCAGCGGAGCCGTTGCACCCAGGCCGCTCGAACCGGAAGACGCACGCGGTGATGCGCCGCTGGATGCACACGAAGCGTCGTATTTTGCCGCATCGGCCAGGATGGACAGTTTTTGCCGCAGCTCCATGCGGCCATAAGTACGCACATTGCGGCACATAGTCAAGTCAAAGCCGCATTATACGAATTATGCGAATTTATCCACGGTTTATAACGTACGTACTGTCAGATTCCTACGCCCTTGACCGGCTCGACCTCGCAAGGCAAAGTGAGTCATCCAAAACACATACCGGAGCAAAGCAATGGTCAAGCATATCGTGATGTGGATGCTCAAGGACGAGACCCAGTACGGCACCAAGGCCGAGGCGGCCCTGCGCATGAAGCAGATGCTGGAAGACCTGCAGGGCAAGATACCCACGCTACGCAAGATCGAGGTGGCCACGGAAATCTTTGCGGCCAGCCCGGCCTGCGATGTTGCGCTGTATTCCGAGTTCGATTCGCGCGCCGACCTGGACGCCTACCAGGTGCACCCGGAGCACCAGGCCTGTGTGGCCTTCATCAAGCAGATCGTCACCGAGCGTCGGGTACTCGACTACGAAATCTAGAGAGCTGTACCCTTTCCTCACGGCCTCCTGTCGCCCTTTACCGTTGGGATATGGAAGGGCGCGGAATGTGCATGGCATCGGAATACGCTCGACCGGCATGTTTCCGGGCTTCGCCGCATGCTAAGGCCGCGGAATGACGTCAGCAGTATGCAGGCATGTTTGCGCCGTCATGCGCTTGGCTTTTTCACGTAACGCGCAGAAGCCGCCATCATGTGGGCATTCCACGGACGCTGATCGTGCAGCAATGCTCGCGGCCAAAGCCTTGCCGTCGCCAATGCTTTGCGCTTGGCCAAGGCCTGGGCCATGCAGCACAGTCCCGGGTCGCCAGGGGGAAAGAGCTAGCTCCAACAGGATTTTCAGGAACCGGAATGAGACGATCCTCGCGTAGTGAAGCCCGAGCCAGGGGGCCGGCACGCCGAGCCGAACCGGCCGCCAAAGCTCCGACTGCCGCCGCAAGCTACCGGTACTTTCCGGTTACGCCGCTGCTGCTCTTTTCCGATACACGCACCGAGTTCCGGGTCTATCTCAGGCAGGGCGAGCAGTACGTGCTCTATACCAAGGAGCAGGATCACTTCACGGACAAGCACCGGGAGATGCTGCACAAGCAGGGCATCACCAAGGTTTTCGTCAACTCCGAGCAGAAGTACCTCTTCGACAAGCACGTTGAGCAGAACCTCGCGGCCATCCTGGAGATGGACGCGCTGCCCTTGGAAGACCGCGCCGATTTGCTCTACTCCACCGCGCAGTTCGTCATGAAGAACGTCTTCGAGTTCCGTCTGCCGGACCGTCTCAATGCCCCGACTTTCAAGCGCTTGGTGGACCTGGTTACCGCATCGGTGCGTTACCTGGACAAGCCCGGCGCTTTCAAGAAACTGTCGGCGTACATCTCGCATAATTACGCGGTCTGGTCGCACTGCGTGCAGGTCTTCTGGTACTCCATGAGCGTGCTCAAGACCTTCAAGGTTGCCGAGGGCACGCTGGTCAAATGCGGCCTGGGCGCCATTCTGCACGATATCGGCAAGAGCAAGATATCCCGCGACATCCTGGCCAAGGGCGAAAAGCTCACGGACGATGAGTGGGTGGAGATGCGCAAGCACCCGTTCTACGGCATGGCCCAGTGCGTGGCCGTGCCGATCCCCCACGAAGCGGCCAAATGCATCATGTTCCACCATGAACGCATGGACGGCCGCGGCTACGCCTATGGAATGCAGGGCGAGCTCATACCCATGTACGTGCGCGTGGTCAGCGCCTGCGACGCCTTCGACGCCTTGACCTGCGACCGCGCCTACGGCAAGGCCGTATCCGGGGCCGAGGCCCTGCGCGTGATGAACGAGGATATGCAGGGCGCCTTCGACCCCGAGGTGCTCAAGCGGCTAGAGGCCGTGGCCAAGGGCCTGGGGCTGGTGCAGGACGAAGTCACACAAGCCTGACAACCCATTCCTAATGGGCTATGCGGGCCAGGCAAGCTTGCCGCACCTTTCGACCATCTGCTGAAAATGCATGCCGGAGGATTGGTGGCCCTACGCTCTGAACAGGATTTCCTCGCACTTATCGACTGCTACTTCCCGCCTTCCGGGCCGCCCACAGGTCGGCAGGCAGGCCTTGTCCGGCCCGAGCACGTACTCCTTGGCCGTGGAGACGACTGCGCCGTGTTGCGTTGTCCCGGCCAGATATGCATGTCCGCGGATCTGTTCCTGGAGAACGTGCACTTCCGGCGCTCCTATTTCCTGCCCGAAGACGTCGGCTACAAGGCCCTGGCCGTGAACGTGAGCGACATCTCGGCCATGGGCGCGCGCCCTTTGGGTTTCTGCCTGCAGCTCTTCGGCCCTTCCGACGTGCCCCAGGAATGGTGGGAGGGATTGTTCGCCGGCATGGCCGGCCTGGCCGATTCCTTAAACCTGCCGCTGGTTGGTGGCGACCTGAGCCGCGGACAGAACATCGGCTTGGCCCTGACCGTTTGGGGCGAGGCCGTGGAAGACGGACGCTTCCTGTCCCGCCAAACTGCCAGACCGGGAGACCATCTATTTCTCATGGGCGAGGTCGGGCTGGCCAGGGCCGGGCTCATGGCCCTGGAAAACGCAGGGCGGCAGGCCTGTCGCGATCTGCCGCGCGCCACGAGCGCCCATCTCCAGCCTGTGCTGCATGTGGAACAGGCCATGCATCTAGGAAAGCTGGACTTCGTGCGCGGGCTTATGGACGTATCCGAC
This sequence is a window from Desulfocurvibacter africanus subsp. africanus DSM 2603. Protein-coding genes within it:
- a CDS encoding Dabb family protein: MVKHIVMWMLKDETQYGTKAEAALRMKQMLEDLQGKIPTLRKIEVATEIFAASPACDVALYSEFDSRADLDAYQVHPEHQACVAFIKQIVTERRVLDYEI
- a CDS encoding HD-GYP domain-containing protein — protein: MRRSSRSEARARGPARRAEPAAKAPTAAASYRYFPVTPLLLFSDTRTEFRVYLRQGEQYVLYTKEQDHFTDKHREMLHKQGITKVFVNSEQKYLFDKHVEQNLAAILEMDALPLEDRADLLYSTAQFVMKNVFEFRLPDRLNAPTFKRLVDLVTASVRYLDKPGAFKKLSAYISHNYAVWSHCVQVFWYSMSVLKTFKVAEGTLVKCGLGAILHDIGKSKISRDILAKGEKLTDDEWVEMRKHPFYGMAQCVAVPIPHEAAKCIMFHHERMDGRGYAYGMQGELIPMYVRVVSACDAFDALTCDRAYGKAVSGAEALRVMNEDMQGAFDPEVLKRLEAVAKGLGLVQDEVTQA
- the thiL gene encoding thiamine-phosphate kinase is translated as MALRSEQDFLALIDCYFPPSGPPTGRQAGLVRPEHVLLGRGDDCAVLRCPGQICMSADLFLENVHFRRSYFLPEDVGYKALAVNVSDISAMGARPLGFCLQLFGPSDVPQEWWEGLFAGMAGLADSLNLPLVGGDLSRGQNIGLALTVWGEAVEDGRFLSRQTARPGDHLFLMGEVGLARAGLMALENAGRQACRDLPRATSAHLQPVLHVEQAMHLGKLDFVRGLMDVSDGLAMDLPRFLPCGLGADLDPQAVDIDPEVVDYATRLSEDPLLFALAGGEDYALLGVAAPEASGELTRAVPDARVIGRVVERPGLFLAGRPAQIAGFDHFTG